In Mangifera indica cultivar Alphonso chromosome 7, CATAS_Mindica_2.1, whole genome shotgun sequence, the genomic window CTTGATGGATGGTCTTGATTCTCGTGGACAAGTAGTTTTGATTGGAGCAACCAACAGGGTTGATGCCATTGACGGAGCTTTGCGCCGCCCCGGTAGATTTGATCGTGAATTCAACTTTCCTTTGCCTGGTTGTGAAGCACGTGCTGAGATATTAGACATTCACACTCGAAAATGGAAACAACCTCCTACAAGCGAACTAAAATTGGAACTTGCAGCCAGTTGTGTAGGATATTGTGGTGCTGATTTAAAAGCACTGTGCACTGAAGCTGCCATTCGTGCATTTCGTGAAAAATACCCTCAAGTTTACACAAGTGATGATAAGTTCTTGATTGATGTTGATTCAGTCAAGGTTGAGAAGTATCACTTTATGGATGCCATGTCGACTATAACTCCTGCTGCTCACAGAGGCGCTATTGTGCACTCTAGGCCGTTGTCTTTAGTTGTTGCACCATGTATGGAGAGACATCTCCAGAAAGCTATGGATTACATATCTGATATTTTCCCTCCCTTTTCTGTGTCATCGGAACTGACCAAGCTTTGTATGCTTTCCCATGGGTCAGCAACTCCTCTTGTATATAGACCTCGGCTTTTATTATGTGGTAGTGAAGGCGCTGGTGTGGTAATCATCTTTGAACTTTTATTTTGTCGAATAAGTCAGTTTTGGACTCTCAAACTAAATATACTTACTGATTTAGTTTAACAGGATCATCTTGGACCTGCAATTTTACATGAACTAGAGAAGTTTCCTGTTCATTCTCTCGGTCTTCCTGCGCTTCTTTCAGATCCTAGTGCCAAGACGTCAGAGGAGGCATTGGTGCATATATTTGGGGAAGCAAGAAGAAATACACCATCGATACTTTACATACCACAGTTCAACCTTTGGTGGGAGAATGTGAGtgagattatttatttattttctaaagtTATCTTGTTTGATCCTAGTTAGGTATTCTCCAGGCTTAAAGTTTATTAGAGTTTTTTCTTCTGTTATATTTATTATCTGAGTACAATAATTTGGTATTTGCAGGCACATGAACAGCTCAGGGCTGTTCTGTTGACTCTGTTAGAAGAACTGCCATCAGATTTGCCTATATTATTACTTGGAACATCTGCAGTCCCACTTTCTGAAATTGAAGACTATCCTTCTTCAGTCTTTCCTAACCGTTCTGTGTATGTCTTACGAAAGGCTATCATTTATTGCAAATCTATCATCGTGCAGTCtatagtaataaatttaattgttggCATCAGTTCTTAAGTCTTGGTTGGTTGGCTGTTGTAGAAAACTTTAAAGTTAAAACTTGCATCTTGAATAAATAAACACTTTTGGTctaaatatgtgtgtgtgtgcgcatGCTTAAGATAGTATTTTCTGTTTAGTACTGATTTGTTATTGTTTGACTACAAagttcaatttttgtcattccaCCTCCGGATCAAATACTGGGTATATATTACACGTGCCTTTATCTCAAACCAATCTCTTTGTATGGTTTTGACCACTTTATTGGTTGTAAGTCTCTTAATTCTGAGGAATGGAAACTGATGGGCATGAAGTGAAGAGTATATGAAGTCATAATATTAatctttatgttttgtttggttgCTTTTGTTTAACTGACTATTCAGTTTGCTTTGGTCACTTTGGTTTTACTTAAAGGACTACCTAAGCTTATCGCTATAATCATATGGTTTTACCATTTCAGCTATCAAGTTGAAAAGCCAACAACTGAAGACCGATCTTTGTTCTTTGGGCATTTAATTGGTACTGCTCTGTCAGTCTTATTGGAGGCCAAGACCAAAAAGCCTCGAAATTCAGTGTTGCCTCCTGAACTTCCCAAGGTACCGAAGGTAGAAAGTGGTCCGAAGGCTTCGGAGTTAAAAGCTAAAGTAGAGGCTGAGCAGCATGCCCTTCGCCGATTACGGATGTGCCTCAGAGATGTTTGTAATCGGTAAAATGATCCTTAGCCTTAGccctttcataaaatattatttttttataataataataataattattattattttttgtgtttgcaATTCCAATCTATTTATCTTAATGATTGCATCGGCTTCTTGGGTCTTTTCTAAGAGTTCAAGCTCTGTTTTTGACCACATTTTCTTGTGTTTGCAATTCTGATTACAATCCATATTCTCTTATCAAGTTATTTGAATTGAGATTGAGTTTTGCTTTCAGATGATGCGAACTCAAATCTGAATTCTTAGATTGTTTGCAAAAGGGACATTTTGCCTTggtaattttagaattttttcaaTGTCTTGTACCCTTTATATTTATGTCTCACTATCACCTTGCAGGATTCTATATGATAAACGATTTAGTGCCTTCCATTATCCGGTCACGGATGAGGATGCTCCAAACTATCGGTCAATAATACAAAACCCTATGGATATGGCCACTCTGCTTCAGCGTGTTGATACTGGGCAGTATATTACTTGTTCATTATTCCTGCTAGATGTGGATCTTATCGTGTCTAATGCAAAGGTTTGTTTGTCATTATCATGGAACTAATGTGATTGTTTTCATTGAGCtgacatttttcaatcaaactttgggttatTACTTATTACTGACCTGGAAAAATGTGAGCATAGAATGTACCAGGAAATATGTGTGCATAGAATGTTGTAGCgtaatagatattaaaatgttctgtttcaaatttaaaaattttcaccataattaattagtttgttATTGTTGTGGCCTACAGGTAAATTTGTGGActaataaaattcaaagaaatgattaaaatatttgtaatgaAGTTGAGAGGAAATGTGTGTAAATGTTCATCTGTGCATGATTATAAGACTTTTGAAAGTAGCTTTGGGAAATAGTTGaaataattcttcttcttttttctttttttaaataaatctgcTTCATGAAAATCTAATGTACCTTTTGTCTTAAATCCAGGCATATAATGGGGATGATTACAATGGTGCTCGGATTATCAGTCGAGCTTATGAGCTACGTGATGCAGTATGTTCGTTAGTCCTTAGGTTTTGAGAGTTCTTTTGTGGTTTTAGGTGCTCCAATAAATGATATcctctatttttcattttattgttcAGGTGCACGGAATGCTATCACAGATGGATCCTGCACTTGTCAGCTACTGTGACAAGATTGCTGCTCAAGGAGGTCCAACACATCTGCCTGATGATTTGGGAGGATCTATTTTCCCAACAACCCCTGTTGTGCAGCTGGGAACTGTTACTAGAGCGAGTGCACGGCTTCGTAACGTCCAGCCAGAGGTTAATTTAGACCAAAGCTATGAGGCTCTTAAAAGGCCAAAGAAGAATGCCGATGCTGCTCATGCAGGTACAGTGATTGCTTAGAATATATAATGCGTAGATAATCGTCTGGGCATGACATGTCTGTGCATACTTGCATGTATATAGAATGAACTCTTGACACCTCTTGATTTTGTGCTGTATTGAAATTCAGCGCCAATGGCAGAAGAAAGACCAAGGCATCAAGATTCTGTACAAACAAAGTCACCTCAGGAAGTCGAGGCAAATGATGTAGATCCTGAAAGGCCGGAAATCTTATCTGCTGATTGCAATCGAAATGATACTTCTGCAGAAGTCTCAGGTATTTCAGATGTGAGTGGATCCCAAGACGTTGTGATGTTCGATAGTGAGATCATATCTCAAGTAGATTCTGTCAAGCGGCTTCTTGTGGAACGTACTGAAAATTTTGGCATTCCACAGCTTGAAAGGCTCTACACACGCATAATCAAAGTCATTTTTGAAACAAAGGACAAAGGAGTCGAAGACGATCCAAAGCCTTCAATTTTGAGGTATTTAACGAAATTTGCTGAGGATACGGCAAATTTCTGAATCCTTGCCCTTTTactccaaaaagaaaaaaaaaaattagaaaacaaaaaaagaaatttctagTTAGCTGATGTAAAGTCGGGATTTTCTTTCCAATGCAAATTAGTGAGTGAAATCaaactctcttttttctttttatccgCGGTTTCACTCATGTATAAATAGTAGAGGTCTAAATTAGGTTGAGTCGATCTAAGTTAGAAGATTTTATCAGATTGAGACTTAGATAGTACGTTCGAGTATGAAACTTGAGTCTGGAGGAGCTGAGATGTTATTCTCAGCCTCTCATCGTCTGGCGTCCATGCCTGTtggacataaaaaaaaaaaagtgaaatgcTACTGCTTGATCCCATCCGTCCATTAACTTGCCCCCTTCCTTTGCCAAAAATTTCTCTATGGTATTTCTTTAGGGATTATAGACAATTTCAATCTCATACAAATTTAAAGTTAAGTTGAGTTCGAATAAGAGTAAGTTTGAAATCGATTTGAATTTGGAGTTGTTAGTTCGAGATTAAGGttgatttgtttgaatggtTAGAAATAAAGgaattgtttgaatttagaatAATGATTAGCTAGGGGAGTTCCATGTGGCTAGACTGACGTGGAGAAAGGGTTCGAGTTGAGTCTAGtagagtttgagttaaaattgcTTCAAGTTTGACTTGCCTCGTTTGACTTAAACAGTGGATTGAGCTTGTATCAACTCGGATTGGACGCAAGCTAACTAATAATGGTCTGTTTGCAAATTTACTTGATATTTGGGTTTGGAGAATGCATCTGGGAcgtacaatttttttaatcaaaggggtttctctataatttttaataatttgcaCAAGTTTGGACTGGGTTGGACATGTCAAATGGGCCAAGTAGGCGTGGCCCGAAGAACGAATTTTTAGTCATGGCCTGTTACTGTAGGGCCGTATCAGACTCACAGGCTGGTCTTGTCATACTGTAGGCCTGACCTTCAGCCCGGTATCAtacacaatattattaaaaaaattaataaataaaataataattgtaatataaaaaatttattttgaaaaaaaattaaatttggctTGACCACTGACGTATCTAGACTGGCCCTGTGGGGTTTCTTGGCATCTCACGTTCAGGGGAGCCTTTGCCCTGTTTTCGTCTTTAGGCTTTATTTGCAAATTTATGGAAGGTTATAATtggaagaaaataaatttgatctttttctcttatatttatatacgtatatttttttcactttaaatctTCATATTCATGCttcttaaaacttaaaaacaaattaaatcgatcataattaacaataaattataaaatttcttaaatgaaaaattgtgaTATAGGATGTTGTTTTAGTTGAATGGGTACCATTTTTTCCTACCAATTAGAGATCTAGaagtaattatttgattaaaataacctACGTAAACAAAtagtagtattatatatataacttttatatataattttatgtataaattacgatatattattatatgattagataattaaaaattagagataaaataatacctaatcatagGATTGGACTCGAATCGAACCAGTTTGAGCTCAGTTCAGACGAGTTCGAAACGAGCTGACCCTAATTGAGCTCGGTCGAGCTTGAGTCTAACCGTATATGtgatataaaacgatatcgttttgactaatatatattaaaacgacgttgttttaataacaaaaaacgagCTGAGTTTAAGcttgactttcacgagctcgacgagctcaactatatgtaaacctaatcgaactcaagctcaaacGAGCTCGAACGTagttcggctcgaatccaaccctacttgattatatgataatacatccttgtttgtgtataaaattgtgcacataattttattgataaaaatattatatttgtatatccaaattgtgtacaaaaaatatttacacgtagttttattaatttgtatgaCTTTGGCTCAAGTTCAAATATAATTGTTGAGTCAAGCTCTATCAATACCATTGTTTTGATGcgtaataataaaaataacgccatttcaattgatttaaatGAAGTTTTTCTAGACATACAAATTTGACGAGTCGAACACcccaaacttgagtttaagtttgagtttaacaatataaaatatttaggttagagtttaagtttaagttctaattcatttaagttaaacttgTTTTGGGTTGGTTTGACTCCAACTTACAAAAAAGATTAAgttaactcaattcgaatctagctatagtaataataaaaacaaatataaatataaatataaatatattattatacgattaaaTGATGATAGATAAGTATGTGATTAATCAAATGCATCCAGTTGCCAATCATTAGATGCCAAAAATAATTCCTCAATATGAATAGCGATAAAGAAAAGTCAATTTTAGTGgaaagccaaaataaaaaacagaacaaaaaaaaaaaaaaaaaaagggggatTTTAGAGGCCGCTAAAGTATTCCAATCATAATGTTGTTCATTGTAGTGACAACAGGAAGAACAAAATGGAAGTAAATTTATGaactaaaaatcataaaaataatacttaaacaaatattaattccCCACTACtttattataacatttaaataacagaaaattaaaaaaaaaaagaaaagattccCCTTTGAATTGATGGATCAAAAGGAAAGTTGAAGAAATTAGGATGGAAGgtgttcttttttattattttttattaattaaagaagataattattaatttttatggagCCTTTTGTTTAGGATTAAATTCAGTATGAActattcaagtttaaatatgAGTTGGgattagacctggccacggtttaTGAATTGGTGGTTTTGgttcgaaaccgtcggttcacgattcaaaaaaataaaaaccctgaACCGAAACTGTAATAAGACAGTTTATAACCGGTTCAGAACCGACGATCCCGATTCTTGATCCCGGTTCAAAACCGACAGTTTTGGTTCAAAGCCGACATTAAACCattaattctaatacatgatcttgatttaatttttaaattattaattacaataattaaaaattaaaagaaagacttggacttaatttttcaattaagcttcatacgtatcttcttggggtttagaagaatctaAGCCTATGTAGTTcttttacctttgcatatctaatagctgacaGTACCCCTTTACCTTATCATTTATCTTCActatcttgactattatttcccgtcatcgaactatctATAGTTAAATCAAGTGATTTTTCATTGAAGTccatttttatatcttgttggcgtaattcaGCTTTTGTCCAATCGTTCAcgcatacttgggcttcaatagattcgagagccaaacttgatcgcctctcatccaatatattatcCCCTTGACTAAAAACTTtttctactgcgacagttgatactggtgctgTCAAGACTTGTTTAACAATAATTGCTAATGTTGGAAATGTTGATGtatgtcgactccaccattctaaaactggaaaacctttacctatattgctgtcaccaaacttaaaaatagtagttaaataaatatcaagctccgaggtggagcttaatgttcctcttggtcttttgtccctttgcatcataatacgatcaccataactcatattttgggttgatgatggggcaatagatggtagagaggaagaagaaccaccttggttaccatatattaataaatattcaacataaatttctttaattaaattcataatgttaattatagttaatgaaatattaaattcattctcacaatctaattgcaaacattcataatataatattaaataatttgtaacaccatctaatttaaatctatgattaaaaaaacaagcaataagaaaaatttttggaattgttttatagtaagttaaccattttgttttcattaaaaaaaagcttattgtagaataatatcttgttcggcttcttgtaaagccgCAATAATATTAACggctttatttaaaaataaatgagaagtaGGATAATAAAtcccacttaaagtataagttgcattattaaaatttcttaatacatttaaaatagttttacaaatatcttaatgttggggatataatgtaacttgtgacacattttatgaaataaatgagcataataaacctctataatcaaaagactcgttcagtaattcatatgttgaattccaacgagtcagcacgtctttaggaaatctttttggtattctattatgttgtttacaaaatttaccccattctttcatagtttgggaatgtatcaataaaaatgaaattactgtttttattggactaatattttattaagacaatgtaaaccatcctgtacacataaatttaatacatgacatgcacatctaatatgaaaaaatctaccacctaaattaggtttgcaaattgtaattaaatcatttattgaggcaATATTTGAACAtgcattatcaaataaaattgaaaatttttttataaactaatttatattcttataatatttctttaattattctataaatattatcgttCGTATGTCAGTCATCAAACAccttaaatgttaaaattcttttttgtaattggaaattgtcatctatccaatgataagctatacccatataagagtgaacttatCAATGTTCattccaaatatcactacatatagatacacgcccatcaaaatttgtaaaaaattgaattaattctcttttttgttttttatataaattaaataatgttatttttaatgtgtttcttgaaatagttttatgtgcaggatttaatgcagttttataataattattaaaacctaaattttcaccaaaactaaatgctaaatgatctattgctaccattttt contains:
- the LOC123220815 gene encoding ATPase family AAA domain-containing protein At1g05910 isoform X1; translation: MYSKRSGQGDGSVSGPLRTSDRLRRRPKILGRTYLYYNPKNFRGRKSKTRARTAASQIARMFGTGKRPVRSSNVKPVPPNVRRSTRKRRISVNLEDYTDSSGSEDEDLMQPRYGRLRKPNQMENNVSQDELSSPKHKKIVEAKSTPRREGLRPRRSRIVTRQLNIESGDEQDTSEEKVCQDETENGNESDDNDPDHAQNEGEADGEDEGDGEEEGEDEEEEVGDDEEGEEEQEGRRRYDLRNRAEVRRFSMEEGKQRPRSPRRVLHQGIGTKVGRDVRKGGSRVHKRHRLARTEDSDDSLLVDELDQGPAIPWGRGGSRSGPPWLFGGLEMHGTTAWGLNVAASGWGHQGDALATLTSGIQTAGPSSKGGADIQPLQVDESVSFDDIGGLSEYINALKEMVFFPLLYPDFFASYHITPPRGVLLCGPPGTGKTLIARALACAASKAGQKVSFYMRKGADVLSKWVGEAERQLKLLFEEAQRNQPSIIFFDEIDGLAPVRSSKQEQIHNSIVSTLLALMDGLDSRGQVVLIGATNRVDAIDGALRRPGRFDREFNFPLPGCEARAEILDIHTRKWKQPPTSELKLELAASCVGYCGADLKALCTEAAIRAFREKYPQVYTSDDKFLIDVDSVKVEKYHFMDAMSTITPAAHRGAIVHSRPLSLVVAPCMERHLQKAMDYISDIFPPFSVSSELTKLCMLSHGSATPLVYRPRLLLCGSEGAGVDHLGPAILHELEKFPVHSLGLPALLSDPSAKTSEEALVHIFGEARRNTPSILYIPQFNLWWENAHEQLRAVLLTLLEELPSDLPILLLGTSAVPLSEIEDYPSSVFPNRSVYQVEKPTTEDRSLFFGHLIGTALSVLLEAKTKKPRNSVLPPELPKVPKVESGPKASELKAKVEAEQHALRRLRMCLRDVCNRILYDKRFSAFHYPVTDEDAPNYRSIIQNPMDMATLLQRVDTGQYITCSLFLLDVDLIVSNAKAYNGDDYNGARIISRAYELRDAVHGMLSQMDPALVSYCDKIAAQGGPTHLPDDLGGSIFPTTPVVQLGTVTRASARLRNVQPEVNLDQSYEALKRPKKNADAAHAAPMAEERPRHQDSVQTKSPQEVEANDVDPERPEILSADCNRNDTSAEVSGISDVSGSQDVVMFDSEIISQVDSVKRLLVERTENFGIPQLERLYTRIIKVIFETKDKGVEDDPKPSILRYLTKFAEDTANF
- the LOC123220815 gene encoding ATPase family AAA domain-containing protein At1g05910 isoform X2 is translated as MYSKRSGQGDGSVSGPLRTSDRLRRRPKILGRTYLYYNPKNFRGRKSKTRARTAASQIARMFGTGKRPVRSSNVKPVPPNVRRSTRKRRISVNLEDYTDSSGSEDEDLMPRYGRLRKPNQMENNVSQDELSSPKHKKIVEAKSTPRREGLRPRRSRIVTRQLNIESGDEQDTSEEKVCQDETENGNESDDNDPDHAQNEGEADGEDEGDGEEEGEDEEEEVGDDEEGEEEQEGRRRYDLRNRAEVRRFSMEEGKQRPRSPRRVLHQGIGTKVGRDVRKGGSRVHKRHRLARTEDSDDSLLVDELDQGPAIPWGRGGSRSGPPWLFGGLEMHGTTAWGLNVAASGWGHQGDALATLTSGIQTAGPSSKGGADIQPLQVDESVSFDDIGGLSEYINALKEMVFFPLLYPDFFASYHITPPRGVLLCGPPGTGKTLIARALACAASKAGQKVSFYMRKGADVLSKWVGEAERQLKLLFEEAQRNQPSIIFFDEIDGLAPVRSSKQEQIHNSIVSTLLALMDGLDSRGQVVLIGATNRVDAIDGALRRPGRFDREFNFPLPGCEARAEILDIHTRKWKQPPTSELKLELAASCVGYCGADLKALCTEAAIRAFREKYPQVYTSDDKFLIDVDSVKVEKYHFMDAMSTITPAAHRGAIVHSRPLSLVVAPCMERHLQKAMDYISDIFPPFSVSSELTKLCMLSHGSATPLVYRPRLLLCGSEGAGVDHLGPAILHELEKFPVHSLGLPALLSDPSAKTSEEALVHIFGEARRNTPSILYIPQFNLWWENAHEQLRAVLLTLLEELPSDLPILLLGTSAVPLSEIEDYPSSVFPNRSVYQVEKPTTEDRSLFFGHLIGTALSVLLEAKTKKPRNSVLPPELPKVPKVESGPKASELKAKVEAEQHALRRLRMCLRDVCNRILYDKRFSAFHYPVTDEDAPNYRSIIQNPMDMATLLQRVDTGQYITCSLFLLDVDLIVSNAKAYNGDDYNGARIISRAYELRDAVHGMLSQMDPALVSYCDKIAAQGGPTHLPDDLGGSIFPTTPVVQLGTVTRASARLRNVQPEVNLDQSYEALKRPKKNADAAHAAPMAEERPRHQDSVQTKSPQEVEANDVDPERPEILSADCNRNDTSAEVSGISDVSGSQDVVMFDSEIISQVDSVKRLLVERTENFGIPQLERLYTRIIKVIFETKDKGVEDDPKPSILRYLTKFAEDTANF